A window of Thunnus thynnus chromosome 17, fThuThy2.1, whole genome shotgun sequence contains these coding sequences:
- the LOC137168112 gene encoding NLR family CARD domain-containing protein 3-like — translation MATAMELLEALEDLGDRELKNFKWYLQQAYFLKDLPTIPKSRLETADRPDTVDLMVQTYSRQCVEVAKRVLKRMKRNDLVESLSNTESGAEGQSAGAAPGAVEVSDVGETSQNKEASSVQPQTALLPDLPPVSRHTEVKEVHLLNNSSEELNTCSTLVEVSDVGETSQNKEASSVQPQTALLPDLPPVSRHTEVKEVHLLNNSSEELNTCSTLDVVIPVPQPPCSDTLLHLTLQSDLQNRFKCAQEVWTERQHSVNMELFVTDRQDGHANVTSAKPIKPCDIFKHLSKQGTPVRTVLTNGITGFGKSFLVQMFVSDWAEKKANQDLHLVFPFTVQQLNFWKGEKFHLAELIHTCIPETNSIKEETLNDIFTTLQSSRNADNSEVKLLFVLDGLDKSYLQLDFRTKANTCLDVTKSTRVEDLLTNLIKGKLLPSARLWITTQPTAANLIPPEYVDMVTEVRGFTDPQKEEYFRKRFRDEEQASTIISHIKTSQTLHIMCHIPVFCWITATVLEDVLKSREGGELPKTLTEMYIHFLVVQINQAKQMYSPDKCIQYIQSLAKLAFQQLLKNNTIFTEGDLKHSGLHLRAASKYSAVFTHIFKQVSSQRKYENQRKMFCFNHLNIHEFLAAVHVKISLSNYNKNVMPVSRVQSLQMCFRKTSTTNVHKLAMNKALKSPNGHLDLFLRFLLGLSLQTNETLLQGLLIQTGSSSQTNQKTIRYIKKKIRENLSAERSINLFHCLNELKDHSLVKEIQQYLRSGSFSTDELSSAQWSALIFILLSSEKDLDVFDLKKYSSERASEEALLRLLQVVEASNKALLTGCNLSARSCAALSSVLSSQSSSLRELVLSNNGLLDSGVKLLSAGLGSPHCTLETLRLSGCLITEEGCVSLASALSSNPSHLRELDLSYNHPGDSGEKLLSAGLEDPHWRLDTLRMDHGGEQRLKPGGRKYACELELDPNTANTDLKLSHNNRKVTCVEEYQSYPDHPERFDICPQLLCRNDLTGRCYWEVEWRGMVFISVTYRGVKRKGNTAECKFGMNDQSWSLHCSDITDVSYSVWHNKKSLEIHIPYSSSSSSSSSVSNRVAVHVDCPAGTLSFYRVSSDALIHLHTFNTTFTQPLCAGFGFRFEVELNPLLHIESSVSLCKL, via the exons ATGGCGACGGCCATGGAGCTGCTGGAAGCTTTAGAGGATTTGGGAGACAGGGAGCTGAAAAACTTCAAGTGGTACCTGCAGCAGGCTTACTTCCTGAAGGACTTACCAACGATCCCAAAGAGCCGGCTAGAGACGGCCGACAGGCCGGACACAGTGGACCTGATGGTGCAGACCTACAGCCGGCAGTGCGTGGAGGTCGCCAAGAGGGTTttaaagaggatgaagaggaatgATCTGGTGGAGAGTTTATCAAACACAGAATCTGGAGCTGAAG GTCAGTCAGCTGGTGCAGCACCTGGTGCAG tgGAAGTCAGTGATGTTGGAGAGACTTCACAGAATAAAGAGGCTTCATCTGTTCAGCCACAGACTGCTCTCCTTCCTGACCTCCCACCTGTCAGCAGGCACACTGAAG TAAAAGAGGTGCATTTATTGAACAACTCCAGTGAGGAACTGAACACATGCAGCACACTTG tgGAAGTCAGTGATGTTGGAGAGACTTCACAGAATAAAGAGGCTTCATCTGTTCAGCCACAGACTGCTCTCCTTCCTGACCTCCCACCTGTCAGCAGGCACACTGAAG TAAAAGAGGTGCATTTATTGAACAACTCCAGTGAGGAACTGAACACATGCAGCACACTTG ATGTGGTGATACCAGTACCACAGCCTCCATGCTCCGACACATTGCTCCACCTCACACTGCAGTCTGACCTCCAGAATCGGTTTAAGTGTGCACAAGAGGTGTGGACTGAGAGGCAGCACAGCGTGAACATGGAGCTGTTCGTCACAGACAGGCAGGACGGACATGCTAACGTGACATCAGCAAAACCAATTAAACCCTGCGACATCTTCAAACACCTCTCCAAACAAGGCACACCTGTAAGAACAGTGCTGACCAATGGGATCACAGGTTTTGGCAAATCATTCCTTGTGCAGATGTTTGTGTCAGACTGGgctgaaaaaaaagcaaatcaagATTTGCATCTCGTGTTCCCATTCACTGTCCAGCAGCTGAATTTCTGGAAGGGAGAGAAGTTTCATTTGGCAGAGCTCATTCACACATGTATCCCAGAAACCAACAGCATTAAGGAGGAAACTCttaatgacattttcacaacattACAGAGCTCCAGAAACGCTGACAACAGTGAAGTCAAGCTTCTGTTTGTGCTCGATGGACTAGACAAGAGCTACCTTCAATTAGACTTCAGGACCAAAGCAAATACCTGTCTGGatgtaacaaaatccaccagAGTAGAAGACCtgttgacaaacctcatcaaggggaaactgcttccctctgctcgcctctggataaccacacaACCTACAGCAGCCAATCTGATCCCTCCTGAGTATGTCgacatggtgacagaggtcagagggttcactgacccacagaaggaggagtacttcaggaagagattcagagatgaggagcaggccagCACtatcatctcccacatcaaaacatcacaaaccctccacatcatgtgccacatcccagtcttctgttggatcactgctacagttctggaggatgtattgaaaagcagagagggaggagagctgcccaagaccctgactgagatgtacatccacttcctggtggttcagaTCAACCAGGCAAAGCAGATGTACAGCCCAGACAAATGCATTCAGTACATTCAGTCACTGGCTAAACTAGCTTttcagcagctgctgaagaACAACACAATCTTCACCGAGGGAGACCTGAAACACAGTGGCCTTCATCTGAGAGCTGCCTCAAAGTACTCTGCAGTGTTCACTCATATCTTCAAACAGGTGAGCAGCCAGAGGAAGTACGAGAACCAGAGAAAGATGTTCTGCTTCAATCATTTGAACATCCACGAGTTTCTGGCTGCGGTTCATGTGAAAATATCACTCTCAAACTACAACAAGAACGTGATGCCCGTGTCAAGAGTCCAAAGCTTGCAGATGTGTTTCAGAAAAACATCGACAACAAATGTCCACAAACTTGCAATGAACAAAGCCTTAAAAagtccaaatggacacctggacttgttcctccgcttcctcctggggctttcactgcagaccaatgAGACTCTCCTACAAGGCCTGCTgatacagacaggaagtagctcacagaccaatcagaaaacaatcaggtacatcaagaagaagatcagagagaatctgtctgcagagagaagcatcaatctgttccactgtttGAATGAACTGAAAGATCATTCTCTAGTGAaggagatccaacagtacctGAGATCAGGAAGTTTCTCCACAGATGAACTGTCTTCTGCCCAGTGGTCAGCTCTGatcttcatcttactgtcatcagaaaaagatctggatgtgtttgacctgaagaaatactcttCAGAGAGagcttcagaggaggctcttctgaggctgctgcaaGTGGTCGAAgcctccaacaaagctct GCTGACTGGCTGTAACCTCTCAGCGAGAAGCTGTGCAGCCCTGTCCTctgttctcagctcccagtcctccagtctgagagagctggTTCTGAGTAATAATGGCCTACttgattcaggagtgaagctacTGTCTGCTGGACTTGGgagtccacactgtacacttgaaactctcag GCTGTCAGGgtgtctgatcacagaggaaggctgtgtttctctggcctcagctctgagctccaacccctcccatctgagagagctggacctaagctacaatcatccaggagactcaggagagaagctgttgtctgctggactggaggatccacactggagactggacactctcag GATGGATCATGGTGGAGAACAGAGGCTGAAACCTGGTGGAAGGAAGT atgCCTGTGAACTGGAGCtggacccaaacacagcaaacacagaccTCAAACTGTCtcacaacaacaggaaggtgacatgTGTGGAGGAGtatcagtcatatcctgatcatccagaaAGATTTGACATCTGTCCTCAGCTGCTATGtagaaatgatctgactggtcgctgttactgggaggtcgagtggagaGGAATGGTTTTTATATCAGTGACTTACAGAGGAGtcaaaaggaaaggaaacactGCTGAATGCAAGTTTGGAATgaatgatcagtcctggagtctgcACTGCTCTGACATTACTGACGTTAGTTACTCTGTCTGGCACAATAAGAAAAGCCTAGAAATACACATcccctactcctcctcctcctcctcctcctcctctgtctctaacagagtagcagtgcatgtggactgtcctgctggcactctgtccttctacagagtctcttCTGACGCACTGATCCACCTCCATACCTTCAataccacattcactcagcctctgtgtgcTGGGTTTGGGTTTAGGTTTGAGGTCGAGCTGAACCCACTGCTTCATATTGagtcctcagtgtctctgtgcaAGCTGTAG